The DNA window TTCCTGTATCCAGTCGTTAGCAATTGCTTCACCGTCTGTGTGTCCAGTCTCAAAGCCTTCAGTATAAGGAATCGTGTAGTATTCATAACCGGTAGTAAAGGTTTTCGGGCCTGTCCAGGCACTTTGATCACCACTACCACAATCAGCTTGCACATACCAATCATAAACAGTATTTGATGTCAGCCCTGATATGGCATAAGGGTTTGTGCCTATGTTGGGAATAAGCGTGCCTTCAGTTGTGGGATTAAAACCGGGTGCACCATACTTGATATTCCAGTTAGTTGCGCCAGCTCTTTCAGTCCAGCCAAGATCGGCAGTGATGCCTATGATGTTCGATACAGTTAAATCATAGGGTGCCAGACAAGTTGGTGTTTCATAAATTGAAATGTCATCAATGGAAATATAATAGGGACTATAATTGATTGTGCCAAGGATACCTATTACATATACACCATCTGCATCAGGAGAAAAAGTTCCGGTGATCAATTGGTAGCCTCCATTTGTAATATCGGTTTGGGTGACTATTGGATTCGTCATAGAGGCTGAATTAGCTGCTTCACCATAGCTAACCGTTATGCTGGCATCTGAAGCATCAGAACCATCCTGCCGGGCAAACATATCAAAAGTGTAATTTTTTCCAGCCTCGAGGGAAATATCCCGAAACATCCACCGTGTGTTGCCGTGTCGTAAAGAAGCATTCCAATCCCCTGTTCTGGGTGTTCTGTTATAAAAGGTCGCAGTGTCACTAGTTATCCAATTCTCCGAGCCGCTAATAGCTTCCTGAATCCATCCGTTTGCGATAGCGTTTCCGTCTGTGTTTCCAGTCTCAAAGCCCTCAGTAAAAGGCGGAATAATAGTGGGATCGGCCATAGTTGTAAAACTCCAGATCGGGCAATCGGGAGCGTCTCCTTTTATGTTGTATGGAACTACTTGCCAGTAATAGGTTGTACTGTATTCAAGAACACTGACCGGGGTATAGGGTGATGTTTGTTCCGTTCCATTTTCAATATCAATAGGTGTGCTAATTCCTGCTCCATCGGTTCCAAAATAGAGTTTATATCCTGAGGGAATTCCTCCGGTAGTTCCGGCAGACCAGCTGAGCGTTGTATTATTCCAAACACCGGTTGCTGCATCATCTGGTGATTTAATGGTGGCAGGGTCAGGTATCTCTGGGAAAATTACAGGTCCCATGACGTAGTCAATATAAAATTCCTTAAAACCTTCACTCGTTGCATTAGCTGAAAACGCAAGATAATACTCGCCAATAGCAACTGTAGATAAATCAATTACATATTTGGTGAATGCAGGGCTTAAGGTAATTGCGGGGCCGATGTCATTCCAGTCTAATTTATTTGCTGAGTATTTAATTTGAATCTGTTGAGATGAGCCTGTATAATTTCTAGCATAAAACGTCAATGATTCACTTCCGCTTAATGAAATCCTGGGTGTTATTAGTTTTTTATCACTAACAGGACCACTACTATATAAAAAAGCACTTAATGTTCCATCGTAGCCCCCTGATGATTGCTGCCATGATGCATCGTCCTTAGCCCAGCCTACTGGTGGGAAGGTTTCTCCTTCGAAGCTCTCGAATAACGAACCCGCTGCGAGTGCATTGCCAGTGAGAACAACAGTAGAAGGTGATCCGGGAGCATTGTGAACTATGTTTAGGTTAGCCGTTTTATTGCCAGCTGAGGTGGGAGTAAAGGTTACGCTAATAGTTGTTGATTCGCCTTCAGCTAAGCTAATTGGATAGCTTACCGCTGCCAAAGTAAATTGGTTTGCATCGGTACCCGAAACTGTAATTCCATTGGAAGCGATGCTTAAAGTACCCACGCCAGTATTTGTAATTGTAAATGTTTGTGCTGCTGAGGTTTCACCTACATAAGCGCCACCAAAATCTTTAGATTCAGGCGAAATGGCAAATAGGGGCGTGGTGGGGATTTCTTCAATGGTTACATTATCAACAAATAAATCGTTGTCGGCATTGAATGCGGTTGATTCACCGTAGAACCCTATTTTTACCAGGCCTGAATAGGAGGAGGAAAGGTCAATAATAATTTTCTCGCCTGTGGTTGAAATATTATTGAAAACATTAGTTGATCCGGCATTGTCCCAGAGCATTAGTGTGTTGGCAGAAGTCCAGGTAGCTCCGTTGTCAGTTGATATAACAACTGCAAATTTATCATCTGTTCCAGTCATTTCAGGAGTTCCTGTAGAGCCATACCTGGTTAATGCCAGATCAAAGGTTAATCTGTAATCTGTGCCATCACCCAGATTAATGGACGAGGTAATTAACCATTCTTTTCGTGAAGAACCATAAATATTAACACGTGCAGCTCCGGTTGTTCCTACATTGGCAAAGCCATCAACCGCCCAAGCACTTGATGAACCAGTCAAGGTTATTGTTTCACCAAGCAGCCCTTGTGCTTTTGTCCAGTTTGCTGGAAGAAAGGTGTTAAACTCTTCTGTAAAAGGTGGTGTAAGGATAGGATCGGCTTCTGTGGTAAACGACCAAATCGGGCAGCCATTAGCGTTTCCATTTCCGTTGTATGGTACTACCTGCCAGTAATAAGTGGTTGAATAAACCAACTCAGGATCGTAAATGTTTACAATTCCTAAATCTGTACCATTTACGATAGAAGTTGGCGGATTATCAGTTCCGAAATACAGCTTATATCCATTAGGGAATCCACCTCCAGAAGCCCAGTTAAGGGTGGCTGCCAATTGTACAGCTGTTGCGCCAGAGTTTGGAGCCGTAAGAATGGCGCAATCGGGTTGATTTGACATGTCCAGGGCAGGGCCTACAACATGATCAATAAAAACGTAATATCCATTTATAGTGTAGTAATGAATGGCAACATATTTAGTATTTAGAGGAAGATCAGTTTTTGAGTACTGTTGCCAGGAACTGAATATTGGGGATATACCCTCTTCTGCCCAAGTAAAGTCATCAATTTCCTTTCCCGTGGACGACCATCCAATTCTACAATCTTCGTTATTGTTACCGGTCGTTATATGCCAAAAAGAAAATGATTGATTTTCTTCACTAACAATTAATTGTGGGGTAATTAAATATTGATCGTAGATAGTTTTACTGGAATAGGACGAAAAACGAAAAGACCGATCTCCGTCATATTGCCTTTCAATACTATGAATTACGGTGTTAACAGTTGGGTTATTGTCACCATAAATAACAGTCCAACCCTCGGGTGGAACAGGAGATTCATTCTCAAAGCTCTCAAAAGGCATTTGCCCCCACGAACTTCCAGTCCAGAAGAGCAATGCAGTAAAAAGTAAAAGTAATTTTTTCATCAGTAAGTGTTTTAATTTAGTTAAAATGAATAGTAATGCTATGTGGTTTTAATTCCCGTAGGGGAAAAATAAATTTGTAAGCTTGTGGTAAGCTGCGGTTTTTTCATCGCCTTTACAGTACCCGGAATGAGTAGCTGTAAAGCTGATTATTTCATAGTATTCAAAAGTATTCATGCCGATTCTAAAATATTGTTTAACAAAACGCTAAAATTTCTCTGTATTCAACTGAAAAAAAAGCCCTTAATTGGATATTTCAGTAATACTGACCCCCTTGGGTTTTGGTCTCAAAGAACCCAATGGCGCTGCAAGATTACAGCATCTTTTTCATCTTTCTGCCTTTAATTCGATTCGGTGTGACGTGTGTACCAAAAGGCTTGAAATTGCAACGCAATAGGTCCACTCAAATCGCATCAAACCAACTGTATACAGGTAGTTGAAGGGAATGGCGTGCATGGATTTGTAAGATGATGTTTTGCGGTTTCCATCCAATCCGGTTACTGTTGTTTCTCCGGATGTGTGCGTCTCTGCGGTCGATAAATCGTTCAACCATTATTACTGCACGGTTTCATCATTCCAATTTTATTCTAATAAAAAAAGACGCACTGCTGTGCGTCTTTAAAATCTTCTCACCTCTCATCAATCACCTCTTTTTTCTACTTGCTACTATCTGAATGATCGATGGCTGCTTTGACAAAACTCACAAAGAGCGGGTGCGGATTGGCCACGGTGCTTTTGTATTCGGGATGAAATTGTACGCCCACAAACCAGGGGTGGCTGGTAAGTTCTACAATTTCCACCAGATGACCGCGTGTGTTGATGCCCGACTGAATGAGGCCTGCCTGCTGGTATTGATACATGTATTTGTTGTTAAACTCATAGCGGTGGCGATGACGCTCGGTAATTTCGTCTTTGCCGTAGATTTTGAAGGCCAGCGTTCCGGGCGAAATGGTGCATTCGTAGCTGCCCAGGCGCATGGTGCCACCCATACCCGAGATCTTTTTCTGTTCTTCCATCATATCTATTACCGGATGTGGCGTCTTGTTGTTGAATTCAGTGGAGTTGGCTTTTTCGAGTCCCAGCACATTGCGGGCAAACTCTATCACAGCGCATTGCATGCCCAGGCAAATGCCCAAAAATGGGATGCCTTGCGTACGTGCATACTGGATGGCTAATATTTTTCCTTCGATGCCGCGGACGCCAAATCCCGGCGCTACCAAAATGCCGTCGAGGCCGGCGAAGCGTTCGCCGAT is part of the Bacteroidales bacterium genome and encodes:
- a CDS encoding choice-of-anchor J domain-containing protein, with amino-acid sequence MKKLLLLFTALLFWTGSSWGQMPFESFENESPVPPEGWTVIYGDNNPTVNTVIHSIERQYDGDRSFRFSSYSSKTIYDQYLITPQLIVSEENQSFSFWHITTGNNNEDCRIGWSSTGKEIDDFTWAEEGISPIFSSWQQYSKTDLPLNTKYVAIHYYTINGYYVFIDHVVGPALDMSNQPDCAILTAPNSGATAVQLAATLNWASGGGFPNGYKLYFGTDNPPTSIVNGTDLGIVNIYDPELVYSTTYYWQVVPYNGNGNANGCPIWSFTTEADPILTPPFTEEFNTFLPANWTKAQGLLGETITLTGSSSAWAVDGFANVGTTGAARVNIYGSSRKEWLITSSINLGDGTDYRLTFDLALTRYGSTGTPEMTGTDDKFAVVISTDNGATWTSANTLMLWDNAGSTNVFNNISTTGEKIIIDLSSSYSGLVKIGFYGESTAFNADNDLFVDNVTIEEIPTTPLFAISPESKDFGGAYVGETSAAQTFTITNTGVGTLSIASNGITVSGTDANQFTLAAVSYPISLAEGESTTISVTFTPTSAGNKTANLNIVHNAPGSPSTVVLTGNALAAGSLFESFEGETFPPVGWAKDDASWQQSSGGYDGTLSAFLYSSGPVSDKKLITPRISLSGSESLTFYARNYTGSSQQIQIKYSANKLDWNDIGPAITLSPAFTKYVIDLSTVAIGEYYLAFSANATSEGFKEFYIDYVMGPVIFPEIPDPATIKSPDDAATGVWNNTTLSWSAGTTGGIPSGYKLYFGTDGAGISTPIDIENGTEQTSPYTPVSVLEYSTTYYWQVVPYNIKGDAPDCPIWSFTTMADPTIIPPFTEGFETGNTDGNAIANGWIQEAISGSENWITSDTATFYNRTPRTGDWNASLRHGNTRWMFRDISLEAGKNYTFDMFARQDGSDASDASITVSYGEAANSASMTNPIVTQTDITNGGYQLITGTFSPDADGVYVIGILGTINYSPYYISIDDISIYETPTCLAPYDLTVSNIIGITADLGWTERAGATNWNIKYGAPGFNPTTEGTLIPNIGTNPYAISGLTSNTVYDWYVQADCGSGDQSAWTGPKTFTTGYEYYTIPYTEGFETGHTDGEAIANDWIQERNGGKIKIWIANRTETGYNRTPRTGLWNAFLGNENSRWMFQKVELKGETEYTYDMYARQDRFHAESTSIIVSYGTASNKESMDIENPIVALTNIVDGNYQLITGTFTPLTDGVYSIGILASLNSLPTYISIDDISIYETPTCPAPLKLTIGNITASSADLGWTERGSAAAWNIKYGAPGFNPANENEGTLIPDGVTTNPYTLSGLDGNSTYEWYVQADCGSGDASGWAGPKTFTTKQVLATLPLTENFENWPNQWTIANGSEINQWHVGTATAHGGAQAAYVSNDAGVTNAYTINDASSVVHIYRDITFPKGAQEFNLSFWWKGVGESSYDYLKVYLVDVSYTPVAGVLPGTGQIGAIFNQANDWTLFEHELLVDYSGTTKRLVFAWENDYASGSNPPAAIDDISIYETNPATATFTGTGNWSNPANWNPGPPSETTDVTINGNVTVDNTFACNAFTISPLGSVTIDEGKSLTIGGNLLIQSDATGTGSFIDYGTFNSAGTTVERYLTGGWDDDNYLTGWHHISSPVLGQAISEFATGNYDFYGWEESNGTWINYKEAVTPPFFVDWNGDTDFNLGQGYLVSYEAPETTKTFTGVFNTNDVNKTNLTKSGDKYSGWNLLGNPFASSLTWGDGNWTLGDVAEVAKIWNNTGSYSDIINDIIPMAQGFMVQVNTTTSLTIPAASRVHSSQPFYKSGHEQLLLVAAETDHGTAQESKIMVNPMATEGFDFKYDSRFLAGYAPLFYSVVGDELLSTNSIPSIEAGLDIPFGFVKNAASAFTIELKESTASRAVYLTDKKTGTVTNLSEKHVYSFTSSAGDDVDRFLVSFGAVGIDQIATNEGANAYAYDDIIYIETPLKERSLVNVFNISGQLVLQGKTEGSTLTTLDASSLQMGIYVVQVISNEKGINRKVFITK